Sequence from the Cucumis sativus cultivar 9930 chromosome 1, Cucumber_9930_V3, whole genome shotgun sequence genome:
TCCCCATTTGACTGTGCTGTCTGTCTCTGTGAGTTTGAGCCAGAGGATAAACTCAGGCTATTGCCAAAATGTAGCCATGCTTTTCATACAGAATGTATTGATACTTGGCTTTTGTCTCACTCAACTTGCCCTTTGTGTAGATCTAGTTTGTTACCTGATCATTTCTCCCCATATACTACTTGTTCACCaattgttcttgttcttgaaTCTGGGGGCGAGAGTTCTAGAGATATTGTATCAGATAGGGAGATTACAAATCATACAAATCAGATTTCAGGGTCAAATTCCCAAATGGGTTTTGTTGGAGATGGGGGATTCGAAGGTGGGTCGAGCGAGATTACGAAATTAGAGGATTCAAATGCAACTGTAGTGACTGTGAAGCttggaaaatacaaaaatgttgATGCAGGGGAAAGTGGAAGTAGTGAGAACAAGAATGTGGATTCTCGCAGATGCTTTTCAATGGGGTCTTTTGAATACGTAATGGATGAGAATTCTTCAGTAAAAGTAGCGATTAGAAGCACCCCAGTGAAGAAACAAGCAAGCAGGAAGCCAGCTCTGCCATTAATACCTGGTTACAGAGCAGCCATGTCCGAATACGACTGTGAATCCAGAAGAGAGTTTAAACTCAATGGGATTGAACCCCTGAAAACGGAGGAGAATGGTAATAACAATAGCAATGGCAATAACAACAAAGTAGAGAGTTTCTCAGTATCGAAGATTTGGTTAAGAGGGAAAAATCCAAAGGAATCGCTCACAGATTCTTCAAGAAGAAGAGCAGTTTCGTTTCGATTACCGATTCAGATGAACTCGGAAATGAACGTTTGGAGGTGGGAAAACGAATCTGTGGAGTTGGATGAAGAAAATCAGAGCCGTAACAGTTTCAGTTTAGAATCACAATACAACCAATCTTTAGCGAAGAGGACGTTACAATGGCTAATGGGAGGAAAATTAAACAAGGTTACTCACTTtgaatcatcatcatcaccatCACCCCAaccatcttcatcttctgtttcaaatatttaattgttcAGTGTTTAGATTTTTAGATCTATGtagaataatagaaaatagaaataatggattaaagaaaaagaagcgTTAAAATTTAGTTGCTGTTGTGTGTATTGATGATTATAGAAATGGGGATGCATGAACAGATTGAGTGATGAATTGAAATTGAGGgaaccaaaaacaaagaaaagaaggtaaTAAATAGGAAATGggaatttaaaattcaaaatgaatagGGGAAAGAGTGAGTTAAGTGTGTATGGGGGAAACAGGCTGTTTGCATTTAATGGgttacaaattttgatttgattcatTTATTGGTTTTTGGGGCTCTAAAATGACAGTAAATGGGTGATGATATTATTAATAGGCTCTCCGCAGAGGCGCCGAAACGGAAGCCTATGTCAGTTGGGGggtttttcttattcatataATACCTTACATCATCAACTTccctaaattaaataacatctatcatttttaattcgtTTTTTAACTACTTTTTACCCCCATTTCTATATTTcttaaccttttctttttctcaagcTCAAACTCTAACTTTGGTTCTAAATTTTAAGATgatattctattttagtttttaaatggttttaaaaagtatttttagtcttttaattaaaaaacaaacgtTTACTTTTGGACTCTATCGTTAATAATCATTAATTCTTTAAAGAAATGAGGATGCGATTTATGTATTTCAATGGTtatggtttaaatttattatattacttaaatagataaataactaaaaaattgctaatttattctataaaataaataagtagaACTTATTGAAAGAGAATGttaatgattcaaaattgTGAGAGttctctaataaaaaaatcaaattaccaTTTGGcctctaattaaaatttaaaacattagaTTTTTAAGAGTAATcataagttattttattttataagttttcaaCTCATTTCTACTCGTTGAATTCAACATctaaagatttgaatttgaaaaagaaataggtgAAATAGGTCATTCTCATAGCGAATAGTTTTATAGTTTtgattaaatatatgtttgtggtttattattgataagtTGAACCTATTgtgtaagttttaaaatgaaaagcaaTGAGACTATTGTCTATTACTACAGTACCTTTTTGGGTGGTTCCAAAAAAAGTCATAAAGACGTAGCCTAAATCAGACAATAACACACCATATCAAAAGTTCTATTGTCTTTATCAAGGAATCATTATGAAGGTCAAGGATGTTTAATGTGTTcaagttcttttatttttttcttaggtTTAAGATAATGTATTTGAACGCAAATgtgtatttatctttttttaatgcaataagtactttatttttagtataaatggAAATGAAGGAATATGGACAAAAGATCTTCTACTCATGTTGGTTGAGCTAAACTCttgttgacattttaaaacaatgtagaatgatgatttaaaattcataagatgcaaataaaaaccaaaatgaaaagagcATAATTTGATATTGGATATTCagtgtttattattattcttattaggGGTTTTAATAGACTACCTTATTACAAGTCCTaatattgtcaattttttttgtaaatgtcggcacaaaaaatcaaactattcatctttattattaatgatatattaagaaaatagaaaaatgaaataaagaaagtggATCATATGTGATTaagatttgtatttattagaAATCCTAGATAAATATGATATGtgattaattctattatggtaatattataatcaaaattatccCATAATCATCTCTATCCGATCTCTTTCTCACTTTTTCATCCTTCTCTCCAATTTTTTCCAATGAGTAAGGGTTTGTggttatatgaaaaaaaaaaagtatatgagTTTGCGGTCAACAAATTAggatatatgaaaaaaatatatagtatattatGTAGGTATatgaaaaatctaaaacatgCAAAAATTAGTTGAAGGAAATGACCAAAAAATTCATTCACAGTAATTTTCATTGACGGAAAACttcaacataaaattgaaccaaaattatataagccaaaatttcataaacatagtcgataatatgaaagaaatatgCACTCAATCGATAAGTTGGAGGAGATTATCAGATTAAGATAGATAGGATAGAGAGAGATCGGAAATAAGATAAATCAGAAGGGTAAAGTGGTGGGTGAAAGGCATGGAAAAGGTGGACAGAGATGGTGATATTAGAAAGCCGAGAATGATATTCAATCCTagataaatttgttaattttatagcaattctttaatatattattaccATAATTGACTCAATCATACCGTATTTGAAtctctaataaataatatcctataattaaatgaaaatgaaaatatcatttatttaatacattaaatagttaaattataataaattttacaaaatacgtacaatatatagcaaattctatcacggATAGTCATTCACATGTTATAGAAgattatcattgatagaattcaaaattttactataactcgtaaatattttaatttattttggtatttttaaaaatgtttctaagtTATAAGATAcacaacaaatttgatataatattatatatattttgaaaaataaatattatttatatttaatgtaGAGGATAAAATGATCAATAAAAATCTTGAAccttatttaagaaaataaatgaaaatttgagataTTTACATAAAATCATAACTAAATTAGGTGTTTACTCTAcgtagttttttttagtttaggaGTTTTGAGTCTTATATCTCATATTTGCTAGggatagttacaaatttagtaattaaattcaaattaactaAGTGAAtagcataattttaaaaaatttgcaaatatagcaaaatttgtcaaattctatcaatgagaTAAGTCTAtctgatagatcatgttgcaaatattggtctatcactgatatatcatatgaagtctatcagcTATACAaatttatcagtgatagttttgctatatttgtagattttttaaaatattattatattcttaattattattgctaaaatggTCATTCATTCCAATTTTCGTATTTGTTACCAATTTTGAATACAAAACGACTAAAGGTTCAAAGGGCTCAAGAATAGATTGGGTTGGGCCTTTTGAAGTACAAGTTAGTTTATGGGCCAGCCTATCAAAAATGCATGGCCCAAACTCACCAGTGACATGTAACCTGCTATCAAGTGTTTTTTTACTTTGGagtagttgcaaatttaacgACCAGATTCAAATCAATTATgtatatagtaatattttagaaaaaatgtcaaattctattgataatagaagtttatcacaGATATACATACAAGTTTATCAGCTATACAGGTCTATTCacaatagttttgttatatttgcatttttttttaaatattgcactatccttaattattattcctaaaatggCTATCGATTACAATCACCCTTTCATTTACATTAGTTGGTCAATGACgaactataatattttataaagtatatttaaattcttGTGAACAAAcctttaatataatttttttaactcatGAAGAttcacaaaataatatttttggtttttgtgttTGGAGTTTTGATTTGGCTGTTAAGATCTAAGATGTCACACTTTTCATTTaagtttagtttgattttaattcatttcttgaattttcaaaaataataattttactatttagaTCAATTTAAGTCTCAAACATTTACATTTGTaaccttatttttttaaattaaagattcACACCCATGtgtacaattttattaatttaaaataattataaagttaaattttagttatttaaaattaattaatagacatTGAATGAGTGATTGTGGATAAATTATACATTGTTGTGTCATTTCTGAATTTAGTGATATTTTACAAATGAGTTGAATTGAGATGAGTTAACTTCAAAATTGAAGACATAAGTTTTGATAGATGTGAATGATGCCACATGTTGGTAGATCTCTTTTGCAGTGATTGTTGTATTAGATAAAATAGTTTGTTCCAATTAAGTATTAAGATTTGGGTGTGGGTTCAATTGAGCCTACGAATAGATTTAATTTGGTCAAAAGAgaaccaattttaaaattcaattggtTGGACAAATCCACCAATCAACCAAGCTCAAAACCACTTAAGATCTATAAAAACTTGACATAAACATGTGTTCAACTCACAGAAACACATGTATATAGATTTTAAGGTTCGTTTGGGGTAACGTTCTagtttcatgtttttcttttttaaaaaacggAGGTGTTTGGTAACGTTCCCTGTTTctcattctaaaaaaaaaaagtagaaatgtttcttattttataataaattattggaaaaaaaaaaagtagtttccCTCgttcatgttttttaattatttctattggtttttttttctcaattgtttttattggttttcttttctttttttttttcaattctttttatggatttcattttccttattttcaattctttttctattttatttttcttcctcttatttcCATATTCTTCCCCAAATAACCACTCTTcacatggtttttttttcttccttttatctCCATTGTCTTTCCCAAATAAtcatcctcttcctcttcctctcatCGTCTTCCTCTACACAACGCCTTCCTCTTTGTTGGATCTGagttttcctcttcctttttaCATGAATTGTGTTTTCGTCATGGGTTTTTGTcgaatttgtgaatttttgtCAGATCTGTGTTTTAGCCATGAgtttttgtcttcctttttgttGTGGGTTTCGATCCTCCTCTTCGTCGTGGGTTTTCGTCTTTCTCTCGTCGGctcaatttttcaaatctcaatcttcatctcGTTCTCCATAAGATTAGAAGAAGATGTTCCTATCTAGATttggtaattttattttattttttaaatagaggacatatatttttgtttgatgtttaattgaattagatgtgaataaaataaaataaaagtaaatttcaaagaaaatcaggaaacaaaaaacaattatcaaacacattttttgttttgtttttttcttcttcaagagacaaaaaacataaacaattatcaaaatttttgttctaaaaaaaaatgattcttgttctaaaaaaagaaggaacataaaacaagaaacaagaaacaagaaacagatTACAAGAATGTTACCAAATAGACCATATGCAAACAACGttaaaaaagacaaatgaGTATTTAGTAAAAAATCAAGGTTACACGTGTAAATGGATGAGGATAGTGGATAGTAAAGTGTAACGAAATGCAACTCCACCCAACTAAAAGTCTAATATTTAGAAACTTGCAAACTAATtagaaatgaaagagaaaaaaaagggtaaagctaacaaatgaagaatatttgtattcaaaataatatcatcATGTTGAATATAATAACACATaaggttgaagaaaaatagaattgtTAATTACATGGTGGCCGGTGGCTTTAATTTGtccaaaccaaaatataaccaataattttgtaatttgtccAACTCCAACTCGTTTTAGAAAAGATTCACATGCATTAGAATCAATTCATTACAACCCTCTAAccatatatgttttaattattttttccaacgttcaaatttgaaaagtatttaaatatgttcttaaaagatttgtttttaaacaattgtaaaaGTGCTCATTCTCTTGTTAATTAGATTCACGAATTGGCACAACTTACATAACAACTTATTGGGCAGTTATGGTAATATTGTGAAGTGCAATCGAGAGAATTTGAAAAGGATAGGGCTTCATCTCACTTGACTCATTCCAAAACGAAGGGAacacatgaaaaagaaatgaagtggAGAGTGGAGGAGACGTGTTTGAGGGATCCGCTTAatagggaaaaaagaaatgaaaaggaaacacAAAAATTAAGGGGAAAAgaggttttaaaaaattgcaaaaggaagaaaaaagtgttTGGCCACAATCCACTTTGAAATTCAATGCCACCTTCAATATATAACTTTAATAATAGGATGCAACGTaactccaaaacccaaaaactacattattagtattattattattgaaaataaatgtaataataCACAGCCAGATCTGAacttacatattatattaatatggTGTGTGATGACATATCATAATTGCACCCAAATTTTTTAGTACATAGATTAAGTTACATTTAATACATTCTCAATCTacattaatctaaaaaaaatgttgtgtaTTTTTGTGTGGgtcatgaaattaaaaaaagggaagCAAGAGCCAAGAATATGAGATAATGATTTGACAAATGTAGAATGTTTGTTTGGTGAGAACATGTTGATTGAGAGACCCAAACCAAAACCCACATGACATACCAACAAagattttaccttttttttcttttcttttttccttttttcaattttgatgtcTTTTTACTGCTTTACTTGAGCagttaaatttgttattaatttttttttaaatttagttttaatttgaagaaaatgtacttaaatttttagtaaaaaaaaacaattattaattaaattattgatatacataatctaattaaaaatatttcaatcacACATGTTATCTTATTAAACTtcatcaattaaatattaaaacttaaaatttaaataagatatttatattttgattcattttattatatttgaaaacaacctaaaatgatattataatgaatgaaaaagcAAGAGATGTAtgatagaagaaaattttaggTAATGAAATTCTATTTATACTACATCTTTGATTTTCCATTTAATGAAGAGTCCTATTATCATCTTCCACCAAAAGAAGTTAAGTAACTCTATTTGtgaacaatttaaatttcatttaaggAGGATTGTGCTTTAAATAGAAGGTAATTTTCCACTCATATTGATTGAGGTAGTAAGTTGAGTTGAGTTGTAAAGTTTAAAGTGAATATGTTCTACTTCAAaactgtttttctaaaaactcaGTTTTAGGTCTtagaaaatacttttaattttttaaaatgaattagttaggtttaataaacaaatactATAATTTGTTGTGGACTAAAATAGTGAAGATGAAGGTATGGTATGAATGTACAAAAGAgcaaaagggaaaagaaaaagagtgagTGGAGTATGGTTtggtttaaagaaaaagaagcagCGAAGGACAATGAGGTGTGCAAGAAGTTGAATGGAATGAGTGAAGAGTGAAGTGAAGGGAAAGTGGGGGAGTTCATAAAAGTCCAAAATCACTGTGAAGGTTTGAACGGGAGGCGGTGCGGTGCCATTCTCTTCTACAGAGAATGGAGGTCCAGTCACGTGGTGTTTTGGTAATACATTATTGAATGGTTCGGTTCCACTTTGGTTGGCTTtactcaaaatttcatctttttttctttttcttctcttctcaccAAACAACTTCAATTCCTTGTTCATTCACTGATTACCTCAATACCCAACACAACCCAgatcttctctcttcttcctgTCTTTCTGtctcctttttcctttcctccACCTGCTCTGGAACTGGAGGATTATTCTATCTAACTCCATTCTGCTGCTTCTTTGATGGCTCATTGAGGATTTTACTTTTCAGcttctttcttctgtttatGGGCATGGaattgaagaaggaaaagcTTGTTAggtgattttttcttctttctttgcttCTACGAAtgtagtttatttaatttgaaagcCTTGTAATTGGTGGGTTGATTCTGTTAACCGATTGGATGCTATGGAaatcttttagttttcttttttgggtatGCTTGGCTTTGTTGTTGAGAAAATGTGGTGAAATTTTAAGCTTTTGTTAGTTTGAACTCTGTAAAATTTCTGGCCTGTAACACTAGTTCCCTATTTACTTGAGAGTTGTAACCGTTGCCTACTTCAACTTACTTGCTGACAAGTTGTCTTTATTTATGTGGAGTAGCTCTGAAACTGTGATAATTACTATGTTCCTAcgcaactttttttttgaaaaagaaacataattgGGATGAGATCTATGCTATGTTCTTGTGCAATTAGAATCTCCTGGTCTGTCTTTGTGTTTTTAGAGACTTCAACGCCGTATCACAACGGAAAATTAGATACTACTTGTACGAGATGGAATGAATTTACAGATTTTATTCATATCATTGCTTATCTTAACATAAATATAGGGAGTTCAGGGAAAGGTAAATACTTGAAGTTGACATTTTAGTTTCTTGGCAGCATGATTGCTCCATGCTTATGAAGTACCATagttaatgaaactttatttgCATAACTAGTGCATTTATAGACTAATGTATCAACTTTTatgtttacaatttttattccCGAAATAGGTTTTATTCTGATCACAAAAAACATAAGAAATCCGCCATTGGAAGCAGCAATGAAGCAGTGCAACTTGAGAAGTCACCGTCGAAATACTATATTCCCTCGTCAACGTCAACATTCTTAATACCTGAGAATGGACTAGGAGGAGGCAAAAGTAAATTGACCGAAACTTTTAAAACGGAGAAGTCTAAGGTGTTTCCAGAGGACCATGAACCATGGAGCAAAAGAATACTAGACCCTGGTAgcaaaattgttttgaaatggAACCGGGTGTTCATTTGCTCGTGCTTACTGGCTCTCTTTGTTGACCCACTATATCTTTATTTGCCTGCTTTGAATGGGAATGGAGTATCCCAATGTGTAAGGACAGACTGGAAATTGCGAATTGTTGTGACCTGTTTCCGAACAGTTGCAGATTTTTTCTACCTTTTGCACATGATTATAAAGTTCAGAACAGCTTATGTTGCTCCTAGCTCTCGTGTTTTTGGGAGAGGTGAGCTTGTGATGGATCCAAAGATGATAGCAAAGAGGTATATTAGATCTGATTTTTTTGTCGATCTAATTGCCACCCTGCCTCTCCCTCAGGTGCCTCAACTTCTGTTCCTAAACCTTCAACTTTAAATGTGGCGTTCTTTGTCTTTAATTTTCGTATTGTATTTGCTATTTCTTTCTTGGGAAAGATTTAGGGACAGAAAGAACTCTGTAAAACTTTATGGTACCCTTATTTTGATGACAAATAGTATTCTAAATGAGATTAGGCAACCTACCTCATTATTTCAGCACCAGTTCTTTAATGTTTAAAGTCGAAGAGTTAGATTATTTCAGCAGTAGAACTTGCTTcatgattgtttttattatcaCCCATCTACTTGTGGTGACAAGAGAGTTGTCATTTTCTTAGGCAAGGTCTGATGCGAGAATTACCCTTCTGTGTTAACCATAACCTACTTTTGTCTAAGCAGTGACAAAATGGTAGCACATCTTTCTCAACCTGCCTTTTAACAACGAGAGTTTTACTTGGCCTAACATTTTCTCCAATCTAGTCTATTGGACTAGATTGATTTTATGTTGTTAAGGGTGAGTGAACTTGTttagaaaatcattttctCAGCCACAGAACTACACCAAATAATTAGCCTATTTGTAAAAGTTAATGGAAGTTTTTTTTGGGGTTGCCCCTACAGATTTAGTAATATGTGATTCCAGCACCTTCTTCTAAGACTGATTTTTCTCAGTGGTGGTCGGGCAGAATGGATGGTAGGTGGCTGTTAGGCCTGTTTGAGAGAGATCTTTGGAGTGTTGGGTTAAAACTCAACATATATTGGATGTTAGTTGGTTTTctgaaaaatttgaaagaataaagaattagtaaaaatgaatttgacaTGACTATCAATTGGGAAAGGATGAGTTGGTGACAAATATCCAAATTGGAGTAAATGAAAGATGGGACTCCAGATATGTACATCTATCATGGGAAGTAGAACTGTAGAAGAATAAGTGGTGTCATTGGTTACTGAGAATGAAACAATTATTATTCGGCGATAGTTTAACCTTTGTATTTTGTAGTTTAATTGTTAGGTTTTTTACCTAGACTTATAACTGCCTCTTCTGTGCAGTTTGTCATCTGGTTCATCATACCTGCAACAAGAAGTCGTCTAACCGATCATAAAAACAATGCACTTGCGCTTATTGTTCTTCTTCAATATATTCCAAGATTGTATTTGATTTTCCCACTAAGTTCAGAAATCATCAAAGCAAATGGTGTTGTTACAAAAACAGCATGGGCAGGAGCTGCTTATAATCTTCTACTTTATATGTTGGCCAGCCATGTAACtctttcatctctctctctctccccctccctctctctctgATGGGAGACATAAATACTTAAATATCTGTCCAGAGGATTTCAGCAGCAAATAAGAAATCATGgtctatttttgtttagattCCTATTTTTGAGGGAACTCCCAATcagtaatattattttatttttctttttggcagGTTCTAGGTGCTACATGGTATTTGCTGTCAGTTGATAGATATACTTCGTGCTGGAAGTCATTTTGTATGAAGAAGGAATATAATCCTCTAGAGTGCAATCTAACATTTTTTGATTGCGATACATTTAACAGTAATGATCGCAAAACATGGGCAAACAGTACACttgtttttggaaaatgtGGCACTGATGGAGGAGACTTCAAGTATGGCATTTTTGAGAATGCAATGTCGAAGAATGTTGTCTCTTCAAACTTTATTGAAAAGTACTTCTATTGTTTGTGGTGGGGCTTGCAAAACCTGAggtatgattttcttttcctttattatCAACTTCTTGGTGCAGTGAACTTAAATATAACAACTAAAAGACGCTATTTCCCTTGGGAGGTAGAACCAATagatattttctttgaaattgtCTCCCTAGGTTACAGCTTGCTCCTG
This genomic interval carries:
- the LOC101218643 gene encoding cyclic nucleotide-gated ion channel 17; translation: MVRFHFGWLYSKFHLFFFFFSSHQTTSIPCSFTDYLNTQHNPDLLSSSCLSVSFFLSSTCSGTGGLFYLTPFCCFFDGSLRILLFSFFLLFMGMELKKEKLVRFYSDHKKHKKSAIGSSNEAVQLEKSPSKYYIPSSTSTFLIPENGLGGGKSKLTETFKTEKSKVFPEDHEPWSKRILDPGSKIVLKWNRVFICSCLLALFVDPLYLYLPALNGNGVSQCVRTDWKLRIVVTCFRTVADFFYLLHMIIKFRTAYVAPSSRVFGRGELVMDPKMIAKRYIRSDFFVDLIATLPLPQFVIWFIIPATRSRLTDHKNNALALIVLLQYIPRLYLIFPLSSEIIKANGVVTKTAWAGAAYNLLLYMLASHVLGATWYLLSVDRYTSCWKSFCMKKEYNPLECNLTFFDCDTFNSNDRKTWANSTLVFGKCGTDGGDFKYGIFENAMSKNVVSSNFIEKYFYCLWWGLQNLSSYGQNLETTTFIGETLFAVLIAILGLVLFAHLIGNMQTYLQSLTVRLEEWRLKRRDTEEWMRHRQLPEDLKRRVRRFVQYKWVATRGVDEETILQSLPADLRRDIQCHLCLDLVRRVPFFAQMDDQLLDAICERLVSSLSTEGTYIVREGDPVTEMLFIIRGRLESSTTNGGRSGFFNSITLRPGDFCGEELLSWALHPKSTTNLPSSTRTVKALNEVEAFALRAEDLKFVANQFRRLHSKKLQHTFRFYSHHWRTWAACFIQAAWRRHKKRMMAKDLLMKESFTLPEQVADETTQGEEQFSVVSNPSQSKMYLDVTLLASRFAANTRRGAQRMKDDLPKLQKPDEPDFSIEPDR
- the LOC101222194 gene encoding RING-H2 finger protein ATL13; amino-acid sequence: MTELSCVDSNRVGFFSINMDSLLLQVNGRFFPSPPQFQPYFLAAQPPPLAQSSGFNLENKVSPSVLLIIIILAIVFFVSGLLHLLVRFLWTPPLHRDPESSDNVTAFQGQLQQLFHLHDSGVDQSFIDTLPVFHYKSIIGSKSPFDCAVCLCEFEPEDKLRLLPKCSHAFHTECIDTWLLSHSTCPLCRSSLLPDHFSPYTTCSPIVLVLESGGESSRDIVSDREITNHTNQISGSNSQMGFVGDGGFEGGSSEITKLEDSNATVVTVKLGKYKNVDAGESGSSENKNVDSRRCFSMGSFEYVMDENSSVKVAIRSTPVKKQASRKPALPLIPGYRAAMSEYDCESRREFKLNGIEPLKTEENGNNNSNGNNNKVESFSVSKIWLRGKNPKESLTDSSRRRAVSFRLPIQMNSEMNVWRWENESVELDEENQSRNSFSLESQYNQSLAKRTLQWLMGGKLNKVTHFESSSSPSPQPSSSSVSNI